From Bacillus pumilus, one genomic window encodes:
- a CDS encoding DUF2529 domain-containing protein — MLKIFTTQLSGIFSRIGEKQAEAIEDGARLLAQAVVSGHAVYFHGKNELAAVALEATESKEPFPGAKVLPLDQTERSLLHPSDRVLLFYSDPEDEEIQSLVKELHAQGTPIVGVGPAQKEPSMIEEHCDVHIDFQLKKPLVPADDGTRFGYPALMTCLYVYHALSFTVKEIVEEYE, encoded by the coding sequence TTGTTAAAAATTTTCACGACCCAGTTATCAGGTATTTTTTCACGTATTGGAGAAAAGCAGGCTGAAGCGATCGAGGATGGTGCACGCCTTCTTGCACAAGCCGTTGTCAGTGGACATGCTGTTTATTTTCACGGAAAGAATGAACTGGCTGCTGTAGCCCTAGAGGCAACTGAAAGCAAGGAGCCATTTCCAGGTGCGAAAGTACTGCCGCTTGATCAAACGGAGCGCAGCTTGCTTCATCCAAGTGACAGGGTGCTGCTATTTTATTCAGACCCAGAAGACGAGGAGATTCAATCTCTTGTAAAAGAGCTGCACGCTCAAGGTACGCCCATTGTTGGTGTCGGTCCAGCACAAAAGGAGCCGTCCATGATTGAAGAGCATTGTGATGTCCACATTGATTTTCAGCTCAAGAAACCGCTTGTGCCCGCTGATGACGGAACAAGGTTCGGTTATCCTGCTTTAATGACATGCTTATACGTCTACCACGCTCTATCGTTTACTGTGAAAGAAATCGTTGAGGAATATGAATAA
- a CDS encoding 3-hydroxybutyryl-CoA dehydrogenase — protein sequence MSTEETVMVVGAGQMGSGIAQVFAQSGYTVLLHDASEKQIHRAISSMTKQLTKRAEKGKLAHQAVRDITQRLAVSTDLKDVQQAHLVIEAVSEQMSVKKQIFETLDQFAEAKTIFATNTSSLSITELAAVTGRPEQVIGMHFMNPVPVMKLVEVIRALQTSDDTYQIVYETAKTLNKTPIEVEDFPGFVSNRILMPMINEAIYTLYEGVADAESIDGVMTLGMNHPMGPLRLADFIGLDTCLFIMNTLHEGLGDSKYRPCPLLKKYVNAGWLGKKTMRGFYTYHDHS from the coding sequence GGCTACACAGTCCTGCTGCATGATGCATCTGAAAAGCAGATTCATCGAGCCATTTCCTCCATGACCAAACAACTGACGAAACGAGCAGAAAAAGGAAAGCTGGCCCATCAGGCAGTCCGAGATATTACGCAGCGGCTTGCCGTTTCCACAGATTTAAAGGACGTGCAGCAGGCTCATTTAGTGATTGAAGCTGTATCTGAACAAATGAGTGTGAAGAAACAAATCTTTGAAACACTTGATCAATTTGCAGAGGCGAAGACGATATTTGCAACAAACACATCTTCCTTGTCAATCACAGAATTAGCAGCTGTTACGGGGAGACCGGAGCAAGTGATTGGCATGCATTTTATGAATCCGGTGCCTGTCATGAAACTGGTTGAGGTCATTCGAGCGCTGCAAACAAGTGACGACACGTATCAAATCGTTTATGAAACAGCAAAGACATTAAATAAAACCCCAATTGAAGTGGAAGACTTCCCAGGGTTTGTATCAAATCGCATATTGATGCCAATGATCAATGAAGCCATTTACACCCTTTATGAAGGCGTGGCAGATGCAGAGAGCATTGACGGGGTCATGACGCTTGGAATGAATCACCCAATGGGGCCGCTTCGTCTCGCTGATTTCATCGGACTAGATACATGTTTATTTATTATGAATACCCTTCATGAAGGACTTGGGGATAGCAAATACCGACCTTGTCCTCTTTTGAAAAAATACGTAAATGCAGGCTGGCTGGGCAAAAAGACAATGAGAGGTTTTTACACATACCACGACCACTCATAG
- a CDS encoding acyl-CoA dehydrogenase yields the protein MQFQLSDEHEMIRKMVRDFAKNEVEPTAAERDETETYDPAIFRQMAELGLTGIPWPEEVGGIGSDYLAYVIAVEELSRVCASTGVTLSAHTSLASWPIYTFGTDEQKETYLKPLAEGQKVGAYALTESGSGSDAGGMKTTAVKAGSEYVLNGAKIFITNGGIADYYIVFAVTDQEAASRNTTAFIVEKETPGFSVGKKESKLGIRSSPTTEIRFEDCRIHERNRLGQEGEGFKIAMMTLDGGRNGIAAQAVGIAQGALDAAVHYAKERKQFGKPIIQQQGIAFKLADMATAIEASRLLTYQAAWLETKGFPYGKESAMSKLFAGDTAMKVTTEAVQIFGGYGYTKDYPVERYMRDAKITQIYEGTQEIQRLVISRKLLDM from the coding sequence ATGCAGTTTCAATTAAGTGATGAACATGAAATGATCCGAAAAATGGTGAGAGATTTTGCGAAAAATGAAGTAGAGCCAACAGCAGCAGAGCGGGACGAGACAGAAACGTATGATCCAGCTATTTTTCGCCAGATGGCGGAGCTCGGTTTAACGGGTATCCCTTGGCCGGAAGAGGTAGGCGGGATCGGCAGTGACTATTTAGCATACGTCATCGCAGTTGAGGAGCTTTCAAGAGTGTGCGCCTCTACAGGTGTCACCCTCTCCGCTCACACCTCTCTCGCCTCGTGGCCCATCTATACTTTCGGAACAGATGAACAAAAGGAGACCTATTTAAAGCCGCTTGCAGAAGGACAGAAGGTAGGGGCATATGCACTCACTGAGAGCGGTTCAGGTTCAGATGCCGGTGGAATGAAGACAACGGCAGTAAAGGCAGGCAGTGAATACGTCCTGAACGGTGCGAAAATCTTTATTACAAATGGCGGCATTGCGGATTATTATATTGTGTTTGCCGTGACAGACCAAGAAGCTGCATCTCGAAATACAACCGCCTTTATTGTAGAAAAAGAGACCCCCGGGTTCTCGGTTGGCAAAAAGGAAAGCAAACTGGGCATCCGCTCATCGCCAACGACTGAAATTCGATTTGAAGATTGCCGGATTCATGAAAGGAACCGGCTCGGACAAGAAGGAGAAGGATTCAAAATAGCCATGATGACGCTCGATGGCGGTAGAAACGGTATTGCTGCTCAGGCTGTTGGGATTGCACAAGGCGCTCTTGATGCGGCGGTCCATTATGCGAAGGAGCGCAAGCAATTTGGCAAACCAATCATACAGCAGCAAGGGATCGCTTTTAAGCTGGCAGATATGGCAACTGCAATTGAAGCCTCCAGGCTGCTTACTTATCAGGCAGCATGGCTTGAAACGAAAGGGTTTCCGTATGGAAAGGAATCAGCTATGTCAAAGCTCTTTGCTGGAGATACAGCCATGAAAGTAACAACAGAAGCCGTTCAAATCTTCGGCGGCTACGGTTATACAAAGGATTACCCAGTCGAACGATACATGCGAGATGCGAAAATCACTCAAATTTATGAAGGCACACAAGAAATCCAGCGCCTAGTCATCTCGCGCAAACTGCTAGATATGTAG
- the rpoE gene encoding DNA-directed RNA polymerase subunit delta, which produces MSLKEYSQEQLKHMSLVELAYEIFRDSKTPITFSELIDEMVRLQGIQKSDLDDRLAQFYTDLNIDGRFISLGDQRWGLRSWYPVDQIEEEVQPAVKTKAKKKKTKAAVVEEDFDEIEEEEEIEELEEDLDLVEDDDDLDLDDDEEIDEDIEDFDEDDDDEDDDGLTEIDEDDLDDNKEEK; this is translated from the coding sequence TTGAGTTTGAAAGAATACTCACAGGAGCAGCTCAAGCACATGTCTTTAGTTGAACTTGCATATGAAATTTTCAGAGACAGCAAAACACCGATTACGTTTTCCGAGTTAATAGATGAAATGGTCCGTTTACAAGGGATACAAAAATCTGATCTTGATGATCGACTTGCTCAATTTTATACAGACTTAAATATAGATGGCCGCTTTATTTCGTTAGGTGATCAGAGATGGGGACTTCGCAGCTGGTATCCAGTTGATCAAATCGAAGAAGAAGTTCAGCCAGCTGTGAAAACAAAAGCGAAAAAGAAAAAAACAAAAGCAGCTGTCGTTGAAGAAGACTTCGATGAAATTGAAGAGGAAGAAGAAATCGAAGAGCTTGAAGAAGATCTTGATCTTGTTGAAGACGACGATGATCTCGACCTAGACGATGATGAGGAAATTGACGAAGATATAGAAGACTTCGACGAAGACGATGACGACGAAGATGATGACGGCTTAACAGAAATTGACGAAGACGATTTAGACGATAATAAGGAAGAAAAATAA
- the pyrG gene encoding glutamine hydrolyzing CTP synthase, whose protein sequence is MTKYIFVTGGVVSSLGKGITAASLGRLLKNRGMDVTIQKFDPYINVDPGTMSPYQHGEVFVTDDGAETDLDLGHYERFIDINLNKYSNVTTGKIYSTVLKKERRGDYLGGTVQVIPHITNEIKDRVYRAGKETGADVVITEIGGTVGDIESLPFLEAIRQMKSDIGRENVMYIHCTLVPYIRAAGELKTKPTQHSVKELRSLGIQPNVIVVRTEMPMTQDMKDKIALFCDIDTKAVIECQDADTLYSIPLDLQKQGLDKLVCEHMKLDCQDADMTEWTALVDKVQNLSKQVTIGLVGKYVELQDAYISVVESLRHAGYAFDADVQIKWINAEEVTAENMADFAQDVDGIIVPGGFGDRGVEGKIIATQYARENKVPFFGICLGMQVASIEYARNVLGLEGAHSAEIDPETAFPIIDLLPEQKDVDDLGGTLRLGLYPCKLNEDSKAFAAYNDEVVYERHRHRYEFNNEFRQQMEAAGFVFSGTSPDGRLVEIIELKDHPWFLASQFHPEFVSRPTRPQPLFRDFVGASLQASESK, encoded by the coding sequence ATGACAAAGTATATTTTTGTAACAGGAGGAGTTGTTTCCTCACTTGGAAAAGGGATCACGGCTGCATCGTTAGGCCGCCTTCTGAAAAATAGAGGGATGGATGTCACCATTCAAAAATTCGATCCATATATCAACGTAGACCCAGGGACGATGAGTCCATATCAGCACGGTGAGGTCTTCGTCACAGATGACGGTGCTGAAACAGACCTTGACTTAGGTCACTACGAGCGCTTCATTGATATTAACTTAAATAAGTACAGCAACGTCACAACGGGTAAAATCTACTCTACTGTTCTGAAGAAAGAGCGCCGAGGCGACTATTTAGGCGGAACCGTACAGGTTATTCCTCATATTACAAATGAAATCAAAGATCGCGTGTACCGTGCCGGAAAAGAAACAGGTGCAGATGTGGTCATTACAGAAATCGGCGGAACAGTAGGAGACATCGAATCCCTTCCTTTCCTTGAAGCGATTCGTCAAATGAAGAGTGACATTGGCCGTGAAAACGTGATGTACATTCATTGTACCCTTGTTCCTTACATCCGAGCAGCAGGTGAACTGAAAACAAAACCAACACAGCATAGTGTAAAAGAACTCCGCAGCCTTGGTATCCAGCCAAACGTTATTGTGGTCAGAACTGAAATGCCAATGACCCAAGACATGAAGGACAAAATTGCGTTATTCTGTGATATTGATACAAAAGCTGTTATCGAATGTCAGGATGCAGACACGCTGTACTCTATTCCGCTTGATTTACAAAAACAAGGACTAGACAAGCTTGTATGTGAACATATGAAACTTGACTGCCAAGATGCAGACATGACGGAGTGGACAGCGCTAGTCGATAAAGTACAAAATCTCTCAAAACAAGTCACAATTGGTCTAGTAGGAAAATATGTTGAACTGCAAGATGCATACATTTCTGTCGTTGAATCACTTCGCCATGCTGGTTATGCATTTGATGCAGACGTTCAAATCAAATGGATCAATGCAGAAGAAGTGACAGCAGAAAATATGGCTGATTTCGCGCAAGATGTAGACGGCATCATCGTTCCTGGAGGCTTCGGAGACCGCGGAGTGGAAGGGAAAATCATTGCTACACAATATGCCCGTGAAAACAAAGTGCCATTCTTCGGAATCTGCTTAGGAATGCAAGTTGCGTCGATCGAATATGCGAGAAACGTACTAGGCCTTGAGGGAGCTCATTCAGCGGAAATTGATCCTGAAACAGCATTCCCAATCATTGACCTTCTCCCAGAACAGAAGGATGTAGATGATCTAGGCGGAACACTTCGTCTTGGTCTGTATCCATGTAAATTAAATGAAGACTCAAAAGCATTTGCTGCATACAATGACGAAGTGGTCTACGAACGCCACCGTCATCGCTATGAGTTTAATAATGAATTCAGACAGCAAATGGAAGCCGCAGGCTTTGTCTTCTCTGGTACAAGCCCAGACGGACGTCTTGTTGAAATTATCGAGCTGAAGGATCATCCTTGGTTCCTTGCTTCTCAGTTCCACCCAGAATTCGTCTCAAGACCGACAAGACCACAGCCATTATTTAGAGATTTCGTTGGTGCTTCACTGCAAGCATCTGAATCAAAATAA
- a CDS encoding acyl-CoA dehydrogenase family protein, whose translation MDVLLTDQQRLWREQAAEFARQRVFPEVEAMEQGQFPRTLLAEMGRQGFLGIPIPASYQGLGADFTTYIIAIHELSKVSATIGVIVSVHTSVVTMPILVFGTNEQKKSYVPLLASGQKLGAFCLTEPKAGSDASSIQLRAERADDHYVLNGTKMFITSGGEAELYLVFAVTDPASAKKNISAFIVEKDTPGFTIGKDEKKMGLHGSKTVTLHFDGVRIPKQQLLGAEGEGFHIAMSSLNAGRIGISAQSLGIAEAALTEAVTYLKQHPAGLETTIRLGDLAAKLEAAKLLVYQAASYKEANRPVTKEASMAKLFASKTAVEISTEAIQLLGMDGYTNRYQTERYFRDAKVCEIYEGTSEIQRLVICKQLI comes from the coding sequence ATGGATGTTTTGCTTACGGATCAACAGCGTCTCTGGAGAGAACAGGCAGCAGAATTTGCAAGACAGCGTGTATTCCCTGAAGTGGAAGCCATGGAACAAGGTCAGTTCCCAAGAACACTTTTAGCTGAAATGGGACGCCAAGGCTTTCTAGGAATTCCAATACCAGCTTCGTATCAAGGCTTAGGAGCAGATTTTACAACATATATCATTGCGATTCATGAATTATCCAAAGTGAGTGCGACTATCGGTGTCATTGTGTCCGTTCATACATCTGTTGTGACGATGCCTATTTTGGTTTTTGGAACGAATGAGCAAAAAAAATCCTATGTTCCGCTGCTTGCATCCGGGCAGAAACTGGGGGCATTTTGCCTGACTGAACCCAAGGCTGGCTCAGATGCCTCCAGTATTCAGTTAAGAGCGGAGCGGGCAGATGACCACTATGTGTTAAATGGTACGAAAATGTTTATTACAAGCGGCGGGGAAGCAGAACTGTATCTTGTCTTTGCAGTGACAGACCCTGCCTCTGCGAAAAAAAATATATCGGCGTTCATTGTCGAAAAAGATACACCAGGATTTACGATCGGAAAAGATGAGAAAAAGATGGGACTGCACGGGTCAAAAACAGTAACGCTTCATTTTGATGGTGTGCGGATTCCAAAGCAGCAGCTGCTCGGTGCAGAAGGAGAGGGCTTTCACATAGCCATGTCTAGTTTAAATGCGGGGAGAATCGGTATCTCGGCTCAAAGCCTCGGCATTGCAGAAGCCGCTTTAACTGAAGCAGTGACGTATTTAAAGCAGCACCCAGCAGGTCTAGAAACGACCATTCGGCTGGGTGATTTGGCGGCGAAGCTTGAAGCAGCCAAGCTGCTCGTTTATCAAGCGGCTTCTTATAAAGAGGCGAATCGTCCGGTCACAAAGGAAGCATCAATGGCAAAGCTATTTGCGTCTAAAACGGCAGTTGAGATCAGTACAGAAGCGATCCAATTGCTCGGCATGGACGGTTATACGAATCGCTATCAAACAGAACGTTACTTTCGTGATGCGAAAGTTTGTGAAATCTACGAAGGAACAAGTGAAATTCAAAGGCTGGTCATTTGTAAACAGCTAATATGA